A stretch of Helicobacter pylori oki112 DNA encodes these proteins:
- a CDS encoding catalase: MVNKDVKQTTAFGAPVWDDNNVITAGPRGPVLLQSTWFLEKLAAFDRERIPERVVHAKGSGAYGTFTVTKDITKYTKAKIFSKVGKKTECFFRFSTVAGERGAADAVRDPRGFAMKYYTEEGNWDLVGNNTPVFFIRDAIKFPDFIHTQKRDPQTNLPNPDMVWDFWSNVPESLYQVTWVMSDRGIPKSFRHMDGFGSHTFSLINAKGERFWVKFHFETMQGVKHLTNEEAAEIRKHDPDSNQRDLFNAIARGDFPKWKLSIQVMPEEDAKKYRFHPFDVTKIWYLKDYPLMEVGIVELNKNPENYFAEVEQAAFTPANVVPGIGYSPDRMLQGRLFSYGDTHRYRLGVNYAQIPVNKPRCPFHSSSRDGYMQNGYYGALQNYTPSSLPGYKEDKSARDPKFNLAHIEKEFEVWNWDYRADDSDYYTQPGDYYRSLPADEKERLYDTIGESLAHVTHKEIVDKQLEHFKKADPKYAEGVKKALEKHQKMMKDMHDMHGKDMHHMKKKK, encoded by the coding sequence ATGGTTAATAAAGATGTGAAACAAACCACTGCTTTTGGCGCTCCCGTTTGGGATGACAACAATGTGATTACGGCTGGCCCTAGAGGTCCTGTTTTATTACAAAGCACTTGGTTTTTGGAAAAGTTAGCGGCGTTTGACAGAGAAAGGATCCCTGAAAGGGTGGTGCATGCTAAAGGAAGCGGAGCTTATGGCACTTTCACCGTGACTAAAGACATCACTAAATACACTAAAGCGAAAATTTTCTCTAAAGTGGGCAAAAAAACCGAATGCTTTTTCAGATTTTCTACTGTGGCAGGGGAAAGAGGCGCTGCGGATGCGGTGAGAGACCCTAGAGGTTTTGCGATGAAGTATTACACTGAAGAAGGTAACTGGGATTTAGTAGGGAACAATACGCCTGTTTTCTTTATCCGTGATGCGATCAAATTCCCTGATTTCATCCACACTCAAAAACGAGATCCTCAAACCAATTTGCCTAACCCCGACATGGTGTGGGATTTTTGGAGTAATGTTCCTGAAAGTTTGTATCAAGTAACATGGGTTATGAGCGATAGGGGTATTCCTAAATCTTTCCGCCACATGGATGGTTTTGGCAGCCACACTTTCAGCCTTATCAACGCTAAAGGCGAACGCTTTTGGGTGAAATTCCACTTTGAAACCATGCAAGGCGTTAAGCACTTGACTAATGAAGAAGCCGCAGAAATCAGAAAGCATGATCCTGATTCCAATCAAAGGGATTTATTCAATGCGATCGCTAGAGGGGATTTCCCAAAATGGAAATTGAGCATTCAAGTGATGCCAGAAGAAGATGCTAAAAAGTATCGATTCCATCCGTTTGATGTGACTAAAATTTGGTATCTCAAAGATTATCCATTGATGGAAGTGGGCATTGTAGAGTTGAATAAAAATCCTGAGAACTATTTCGCAGAAGTGGAGCAAGCAGCATTCACACCGGCTAATGTCGTTCCTGGAATTGGCTATAGCCCTGATAGGATGTTACAAGGGCGCTTGTTCTCTTATGGGGACACACACCGCTACCGCTTAGGCGTTAATTACGCTCAAATACCGGTCAATAAACCAAGATGCCCGTTCCACTCTTCTAGCAGAGATGGTTACATGCAAAATGGGTATTATGGTGCCTTACAAAACTATACGCCTAGCTCATTGCCTGGCTATAAAGAAGATAAAAGTGCAAGGGATCCTAAGTTCAACTTAGCTCATATTGAGAAAGAGTTTGAAGTGTGGAATTGGGATTACAGAGCTGATGATAGCGATTACTACACCCAACCAGGTGATTACTACCGCTCATTGCCAGCTGATGAAAAAGAAAGGTTGTATGACACTATTGGAGAGTCTTTAGCTCATGTTACCCATAAGGAAATTGTGGATAAACAATTGGAGCATTTCAAGAAAGCTGACCCCAAATACGCTGAGGGAGTTAAAAAAGCTCTTGAAAAACACCAAAAAATGATGAAAGACATGCATGACATGCATGGAAAAGACATGCACCACATGAAAAAGAAAAAGTAA
- a CDS encoding twin-arginine translocation signal domain-containing protein, producing MKRRDFIKTTALGATGAVLGAQILQAEESKGSVAKYKIEAQYSIDFDSAEHTSLFIPMPSVVASNVHLQGNHASYKSMLAFGVPYLQVDFSRSAQKKQAHLSYEIASYQLNERLFETSDFVAMGRYERDDASVANIANQLKGTTPKESVRNFYAFIKHEMPKRQKALEGKENLPKRESLPWFATISKESMFVSLCHACGIKSAEVQGLKLAQNSVVKNASRVEVYLKDSFLAFDFQNNHKEVFIPLNRHKDMQLDSALLATFGDAFALVDGRDLGNYESKLFEKRVSYTIV from the coding sequence ATGAAACGAAGGGATTTTATTAAAACGACGGCTTTAGGCGCTACAGGTGCTGTTTTAGGAGCGCAGATTTTGCAGGCAGAAGAAAGCAAAGGGAGTGTTGCAAAATATAAAATAGAAGCTCAATACAGCATTGATTTTGATTCTGCAGAACACACTTCACTTTTCATTCCCATGCCGAGTGTTGTAGCGAGCAATGTGCATTTACAAGGCAATCATGCCAGTTATAAGAGCATGCTTGCTTTTGGCGTGCCTTATTTGCAAGTGGATTTTTCAAGAAGCGCTCAAAAAAAGCAAGCCCATTTGTCTTATGAGATCGCTAGCTATCAATTGAACGAGCGTTTGTTTGAAACGAGCGATTTTGTAGCAATGGGGCGTTATGAAAGAGATGATGCGAGCGTGGCTAACATTGCCAACCAGCTCAAGGGAACAACCCCTAAAGAAAGCGTTCGTAATTTTTATGCGTTCATCAAGCATGAGATGCCTAAAAGACAGAAGGCTTTAGAGGGTAAAGAAAATTTGCCTAAACGCGAGAGTTTGCCTTGGTTTGCAACCATTTCCAAAGAGAGCATGTTTGTGTCCTTATGCCATGCGTGTGGGATTAAAAGCGCTGAAGTGCAAGGCTTGAAATTGGCTCAAAACAGCGTGGTGAAGAACGCTTCTAGGGTAGAAGTGTATTTGAAGGATTCGTTTTTAGCGTTTGATTTTCAAAATAATCACAAGGAAGTTTTTATCCCGTTGAATCGCCATAAAGACATGCAGTTAGATTCTGCCTTATTGGCGACTTTTGGCGATGCCTTTGCCCTTGTAGATGGTAGGGATTTAGGCAATTACGAGAGCAAACTTTTTGAAAAAAGAGTGTCCTATACAATTGTCTAA
- a CDS encoding zinc ribbon domain-containing protein YjdM, protein MQDLPPCPKCNDAYTYHDGTQLVCSSCLHEWDENEANDEELIVKDCHNNLLQNGDSAILIKDLKVKGSSLVLKKGTKIKNIKLVNGDHNVDCKIEGQSLSLKSEFLKKA, encoded by the coding sequence GTGCAAGATTTACCCCCATGCCCTAAATGCAACGACGCCTACACCTATCATGACGGCACGCAACTGGTTTGCTCTAGCTGTTTGCATGAATGGGATGAAAATGAAGCTAATGATGAAGAATTGATCGTTAAAGATTGCCACAATAATCTTTTACAAAATGGGGACTCAGCCATTCTCATTAAGGATTTAAAGGTTAAAGGCTCATCTTTAGTGCTTAAAAAAGGCACCAAAATCAAAAATATCAAGCTCGTCAATGGCGATCACAATGTGGATTGTAAAATAGAAGGGCAGAGTTTGTCTTTAAAATCTGAATTCCTCAAAAAAGCTTAA
- the flgE gene encoding flagellar hook protein FlgE has product MLRSLWSGVNGMQAHQIALDIESNNIANVNTTGFKYSRASFVDMLSQVKLIATAPYKNGLAGQNDFSVGLGVGVDATTKIFSQGNIQNTDVKTDLAIQGDGFFIISPDRGITRNFTRDGEFLFDSQGSLVTTGGLVVQGWVRNGSDTGNKGSDTDALKVDNTGPLENIRIDPGMVMPARASNRISMRANLNAGRHADQTAAIFALDSSAKTPSDGINPVYDSGTNLAQVAEDMGSLYNEDGDALLLNENQGIWVSYKSAKMVKDILPSAENSTLELNGVKISFTNDSAVSRTSSLVAAKNAINAVKSQTGIEAYLDGKQLRLENTNELDGDEKLKNIVVTQAGTGAFANFLDGDKDVTAFKYSYTHSISPNADIGQFRTTEDLRALIQHDANIVKDPSLADNYQDSAASIGVSVNQYGMFEINNKDNKNVIKENLNIFVSGYSSDSVTNNVLFKNAMKGLNTASLIEGGASASSSKFTHATHATSIDVIDSLGTKHAMRIEFYRSGGAEWNFRVIVPEPGELVGGSAARPNVFEGGRLHFNNDGSLAGMNPPLLQFDPKNGADAPQRINLAFGSSGSFDGLTSVDKISETYAIEQNGYQAGDLMDVRFDSDGVLLGAFSNGRTLALAQVALANFANDAGLQALGGNVFSQTGNSGQALIGAANTGRRGSISGSKLESSNVDLSRSLTNLIVVQRGFQANSKAVTTSDQILNTLLNLKQ; this is encoded by the coding sequence ATGCTTAGGTCTTTATGGTCTGGTGTCAATGGGATGCAAGCCCACCAAATCGCTTTGGATATTGAGAGTAATAATATTGCGAATGTGAATACCACTGGTTTTAAATATTCTAGGGCTTCTTTTGTGGATATGCTTTCTCAAGTCAAGCTCATCGCTACCGCACCCTATAAAAACGGGTTAGCAGGGCAGAATGACTTTTCTGTGGGGCTTGGGGTAGGCGTGGATGCGACGACTAAAATCTTTTCACAAGGCAATATCCAAAACACAGATGTCAAAACCGATCTAGCGATTCAAGGAGATGGCTTTTTTATCATTAGCCCTGATAGGGGGATCACGCGCAATTTCACTAGAGATGGGGAGTTCCTTTTTGACTCGCAAGGGAGTTTGGTTACCACCGGCGGGCTTGTGGTGCAAGGGTGGGTGAGAAACGGGAGCGATACCGGCAATAAAGGGAGCGATACGGACGCTTTAAAAGTGGATAACACCGGCCCTTTAGAAAACATTAGAATTGATCCGGGAATGGTGATGCCAGCCAGAGCGAGCAACCGCATTTCTATGAGGGCGAATTTAAACGCTGGAAGGCATGCCGATCAAACAGCGGCGATATTTGCTTTGGATTCTTCAGCCAAAACCCCTTCAGATGGCATTAATCCGGTGTATGATTCAGGCACGAATCTTGCTCAAGTCGCCGAAGACATGGGATCTTTATACAATGAAGATGGCGACGCTCTTTTATTGAATGAAAATCAAGGGATTTGGGTGAGTTATAAAAGCGCGAAAATGGTCAAAGACATTCTCCCTTCTGCAGAAAACAGCACGCTTGAGTTGAATGGGGTTAAGATTTCTTTCACGAACGATTCAGCGGTGAGCAGGACTTCAAGCTTAGTAGCGGCGAAAAATGCGATCAATGCGGTCAAAAGCCAAACGGGCATTGAAGCTTATTTGGACGGCAAGCAATTGCGTTTGGAAAACACCAATGAATTAGACGGCGATGAAAAGCTTAAAAACATTGTGGTTACTCAAGCCGGGACCGGAGCGTTCGCTAACTTTTTAGACGGCGATAAAGATGTAACGGCTTTCAAATACAGCTACACGCATTCTATCAGCCCTAATGCGGATATTGGGCAGTTTAGGACCACTGAAGACTTGCGCGCCTTAATCCAGCATGACGCTAATATCGTTAAAGATCCTAGTTTAGCGGACAATTACCAAGACTCAGCGGCTTCTATAGGGGTTAGCGTCAATCAATACGGCATGTTTGAAATCAACAATAAAGACAATAAAAATGTCATTAAAGAAAATCTTAATATCTTTGTGAGCGGGTATTCTTCAGACAGCGTAACGAACAATGTTTTATTTAAAAACGCGATGAAAGGGCTTAATACCGCTTCTTTGATTGAGGGGGGAGCGTCAGCGAGCAGTTCTAAATTCACCCACGCTACGCATGCGACAAGCATTGATGTGATAGACAGCTTAGGCACTAAACACGCCATGCGCATTGAGTTTTATAGGAGTGGGGGAGCGGAATGGAATTTTAGGGTGATCGTGCCTGAGCCTGGGGAATTAGTAGGGGGGTCAGCGGCTAGGCCTAATGTGTTTGAAGGAGGCCGTTTGCATTTTAATAACGATGGATCGCTTGCAGGCATGAACCCGCCTCTTTTGCAATTTGACCCTAAAAATGGCGCTGATGCCCCCCAACGCATCAATTTAGCCTTTGGTTCCTCAGGGAGTTTTGATGGGCTAACGAGCGTGGATAAGATTTCTGAAACTTATGCGATTGAGCAAAACGGCTATCAAGCAGGCGATTTGATGGATGTCCGCTTTGATTCAGACGGGGTGCTTTTAGGAGCGTTCAGTAATGGCAGGACTTTAGCGCTCGCTCAAGTGGCTTTAGCGAATTTCGCTAACGATGCGGGCTTACAGGCTTTGGGAGGCAATGTCTTTTCTCAAACCGGAAACTCAGGGCAAGCCTTAATCGGTGCGGCTAATACGGGGCGTAGGGGTTCGATTTCAGGATCCAAACTAGAGTCTAGTAATGTGGATTTGAGCCGGAGTTTAACGAATTTGATTGTGGTTCAAAGGGGGTTTCAAGCGAACTCTAAAGCGGTAACCACATCCGATCAAATCCTTAACACCCTATTGAATCTTAAGCAATAA
- the hypA gene encoding hydrogenase/urease nickel incorporation protein HypA, which translates to MHEYSVVSSLIALCEEHAKKNQAHKIERVVVGIGERSAMDKSLFVSAFETFREESLVCKDAILDIVDEKVELECKDCSHVFKPNALDYGVCEKCHSKNVVITQGNEMRLLSLEMLAE; encoded by the coding sequence ATGCATGAATACTCGGTCGTTTCTTCTTTAATCGCTCTTTGCGAAGAGCATGCAAAGAAAAATCAAGCCCATAAGATTGAAAGAGTCGTAGTCGGTATTGGCGAAAGAAGCGCTATGGATAAGAGCTTGTTTGTGAGCGCGTTTGAGACTTTTAGAGAAGAATCTTTGGTGTGTAAAGACGCTATTTTAGACATTGTAGATGAAAAGGTTGAATTAGAATGCAAGGATTGTTCGCATGTTTTTAAGCCTAACGCCCTAGATTATGGGGTGTGTGAGAAATGCCACAGCAAGAATGTAGTCATCACTCAAGGCAATGAAATGCGTTTGTTGTCTTTGGAAATGTTAGCGGAATAA
- the mua gene encoding nickel-binding protein Mua, with protein sequence MQEELNAYQQEIEDTREVLKKIRLELKQVQEILRKKKSVLKGLKQEIYQKKSEKENSHSNKETQNTGEEWIFPKALEEVEVFTSDNQVIMAKPCKRVFDEGIYLQYRSVLRENRLLKNHLSKKDFENSLLKIELRDLHKEIKLYQVQNLLKDK encoded by the coding sequence ATGCAAGAAGAATTGAACGCTTACCAGCAAGAAATTGAAGACACTAGGGAAGTTTTAAAAAAAATCCGTTTGGAATTGAAGCAAGTCCAAGAAATCTTGCGTAAGAAAAAGAGCGTTTTAAAAGGTTTGAAGCAAGAAATCTATCAAAAAAAATCAGAAAAAGAAAACTCCCACTCAAACAAAGAAACGCAAAACACAGGAGAAGAATGGATTTTCCCTAAAGCCCTTGAAGAGGTGGAGGTTTTCACTAGTGATAATCAGGTTATCATGGCAAAACCATGTAAGCGCGTGTTTGATGAAGGGATTTACTTGCAGTACCGCAGCGTTTTGCGCGAAAACAGGCTTTTAAAAAACCATCTCTCTAAAAAAGATTTTGAAAATTCGTTGCTTAAAATTGAATTAAGGGATTTGCATAAAGAAATCAAGCTCTATCAAGTCCAAAACCTTTTGAAAGACAAATAA
- the lpxB gene encoding lipid-A-disaccharide synthase: MPTILVSALEASSNIHLEELRRNLPKDYRFIGVFEGKNALYSPREFSVMGFRDVIGRLGFLLKAHKEMVQLAKQADMVLLMDSSSFNIPLAKKIKKQDPHKKIMYYILPQVWAWKKWRAKSLEKYCDFLGAILPFEVSYYQKKAQYVGHPLLDEIKYYKKDIKGETLVFMPGSRKSEIAKMFPLFVKAAQILEQNEGFKRRVLVVPSFFKGLDLKALYGEDIKLFEISYDTHKSLFEAEFAFICSGTATLEAALIGTPFVLAYRAKTMDFLIARMLVNLHYIGLANIFYNALNNETPGLGKSQLHPELIQHFLSVEGLLKAYEEMDRERYFKESLRLREYLATGSARKIANEMAFLLNLT, translated from the coding sequence ATGCCCACGATTTTAGTGAGCGCTTTAGAAGCGAGCTCTAATATTCATTTAGAGGAGTTACGGCGCAATTTGCCTAAAGATTATCGTTTTATTGGCGTGTTTGAAGGGAAAAACGCGCTCTATAGCCCTAGGGAATTTTCTGTCATGGGTTTTAGAGATGTGATAGGCCGTTTGGGGTTTTTACTCAAAGCCCATAAAGAAATGGTCCAATTAGCCAAACAAGCGGATATGGTGCTTTTAATGGATTCTTCTTCTTTCAATATCCCCCTAGCCAAAAAAATCAAAAAACAAGATCCGCATAAAAAAATCATGTATTATATTTTACCGCAAGTTTGGGCATGGAAAAAATGGCGCGCTAAAAGTCTTGAAAAATACTGCGATTTTTTGGGAGCGATTTTGCCTTTTGAAGTGAGTTATTACCAAAAAAAAGCCCAATATGTAGGACACCCTTTATTAGATGAGATTAAATATTATAAAAAAGATATTAAGGGCGAAACTCTAGTGTTTATGCCAGGAAGCCGAAAAAGCGAAATCGCTAAAATGTTCCCTTTGTTTGTCAAAGCGGCTCAAATTTTAGAACAAAACGAAGGGTTTAAAAGGCGTGTGTTGGTGGTGCCGAGTTTCTTTAAGGGGTTGGATTTGAAAGCCCTTTATGGAGAAGACATTAAACTATTTGAAATTTCTTATGATACGCATAAAAGTTTGTTTGAAGCGGAATTTGCGTTCATTTGCAGCGGCACAGCGACTTTAGAGGCCGCTTTGATTGGCACGCCTTTTGTGTTAGCGTATAGGGCTAAAACGATGGATTTTTTGATCGCTAGAATGCTTGTCAATTTGCATTATATAGGTTTAGCGAACATCTTTTATAACGCCTTAAATAATGAGACTCCAGGGCTTGGGAAGAGCCAATTGCACCCGGAATTGATCCAGCATTTTTTGAGCGTAGAGGGTTTGTTAAAAGCGTATGAAGAAATGGATAGAGAACGCTATTTTAAAGAAAGTTTGAGATTAAGGGAATATTTAGCCACTGGGAGCGCGAGAAAAATCGCTAATGAAATGGCTTTTTTGCTGAATTTAACTTAA
- the greA gene encoding transcription elongation factor GreA → MNKEPMSMHGYNKICAELKQLKEVERPNIVKEIDIARGHGDLKENAEYHAAKEKQRFIEARIVDLSEIVANAQVIDPSVLAHNKVSFGSTIKILNLDNDKEFSYTIVGSVESDPAKGLISFGSPIAKSLIGKSKGDAVSIQLPNGESDFEILDIYYKEICFDEN, encoded by the coding sequence ATGAATAAAGAACCTATGAGTATGCATGGATACAATAAAATTTGTGCGGAATTGAAGCAATTAAAAGAGGTGGAACGGCCTAATATTGTGAAAGAAATTGATATTGCTAGAGGGCATGGGGACTTGAAAGAAAACGCTGAATACCATGCCGCTAAAGAAAAACAACGCTTCATTGAAGCGAGAATCGTGGATTTAAGCGAAATTGTCGCTAACGCTCAAGTGATTGATCCGAGCGTTTTAGCCCATAATAAAGTGAGTTTTGGGAGCACGATTAAAATCCTTAATTTAGACAACGATAAAGAGTTTTCTTATACGATAGTAGGGAGCGTGGAGAGCGATCCAGCTAAAGGGTTGATCTCTTTTGGTTCGCCAATCGCTAAGAGTTTGATCGGTAAGAGCAAGGGCGATGCGGTGAGCATTCAATTACCCAATGGCGAGAGCGATTTTGAAATTTTAGACATTTATTATAAAGAGATTTGTTTTGATGAAAATTAA
- the dut gene encoding dUTP diphosphatase, giving the protein MKIKIQKIHPNALIPKYQTEGSSGFDLHAVEEVTIKSHSVGLVKIGIYLSLEVGYELQVRTRSGLALNHQVMVLNSPGTVDNDYRGEIKVILANLSDKDFKVQVGDRIAQGVVQKTYKAEFIECERLDETSRGSGGFGSTGVSKA; this is encoded by the coding sequence ATGAAAATTAAAATCCAAAAAATCCACCCAAACGCCCTTATCCCTAAATACCAAACCGAGGGTTCTTCAGGATTTGATTTGCATGCTGTAGAAGAAGTAACGATCAAATCTCATAGCGTGGGGTTGGTGAAAATAGGGATTTATTTGTCTTTAGAAGTGGGGTATGAATTGCAAGTGCGCACCCGTAGCGGTTTGGCTTTGAACCATCAGGTGATGGTGTTAAATTCCCCTGGCACGGTGGATAATGATTATAGGGGCGAAATTAAGGTCATTTTAGCGAATTTGAGCGATAAAGATTTTAAAGTCCAAGTAGGGGATAGGATCGCTCAAGGGGTGGTTCAAAAAACTTATAAAGCCGAATTTATAGAATGCGAACGATTAGATGAAACTTCAAGGGGTAGTGGGGGGTTTGGCAGCACAGGAGTGAGCAAGGCATGA
- the pgbB gene encoding plasminogen-binding protein PgbB codes for MNKPFLILLIALIVFSGCNMRKYFKPAKHQIKGEAYFPNHLQESIVSSNRYGAILKNGAVIGDKGLTQLRIGKNFNYESSFLNESQGFFILAQDCLNKIDKKTSKSKVAKTEETELKLKGVEAEVQDKVCHQVELISNNPNASQQSIVIPLETFALSASVKGNLLAVVLADNSANLYDITSQKLLFSEKGSPSTTINSLMAMPIFMDTVVVFPMLDGRLLVVDYVHGNPTPIRNIVISSDKFFNNITYLIVDGNNMIASTGKRILSVVSGQEFNYDGDIVDLLYDKGTLYVLTLDGQILQMDKSLRELNSVKLPFASLNTIVLNHNKLYSLEKRGYVIEVDLNDFDSYNVYKTPTIGSFKFFSSNRLDKGVFYDKNRVYYDRYYLDYNDFKPKLYPVVEKPVSKKSQKGEKGNAPIYLQERHKAKENKQPLEEKIKPTQGNSGFEEEEVKTRRPEPIRNQNNATQQGEKQNAPKENKASKEENKPNSKEEKRRLKEEKKKAKAEQRAREFEQRAREHQERDEKELEERRKALEMNKK; via the coding sequence ATGAATAAACCATTTTTAATCTTACTCATAGCCCTAATTGTCTTTAGCGGCTGTAACATGAGAAAATATTTCAAACCCGCTAAACACCAAATTAAAGGCGAAGCGTATTTCCCTAACCATTTGCAAGAAAGTATCGTTTCGTCTAATCGTTATGGAGCCATTTTGAAAAATGGAGCGGTGATAGGCGATAAAGGTTTAACGCAATTAAGAATCGGTAAGAATTTCAATTATGAAAGCAGTTTTTTAAATGAGAGTCAAGGGTTTTTCATCCTTGCGCAAGATTGTTTGAACAAGATTGATAAAAAAACAAGCAAAAGCAAGGTGGCTAAGACTGAAGAAACGGAATTGAAATTAAAGGGCGTTGAAGCGGAAGTCCAAGATAAAGTCTGTCATCAAGTGGAATTGATTAGCAATAACCCTAACGCCAGCCAACAATCTATCGTTATTCCTTTGGAGACTTTTGCCTTGAGTGCGAGCGTTAAAGGGAATCTTTTAGCGGTGGTGTTAGCGGACAATTCAGCGAATTTATACGACATCACTTCTCAAAAATTGCTTTTTAGCGAGAAAGGTTCCCCAAGCACCACGATCAATTCTTTAATGGCGATGCCTATTTTTATGGATACGGTCGTGGTATTCCCCATGCTAGATGGGCGCTTGTTAGTCGTGGATTATGTGCATGGAAACCCTACGCCTATTAGAAACATTGTTATCAGTAGCGATAAGTTTTTTAACAATATCACCTACCTTATTGTGGATGGCAATAACATGATCGCTTCTACAGGGAAAAGGATACTCTCAGTGGTGAGCGGTCAAGAGTTCAACTATGATGGGGATATTGTGGATTTGCTTTATGATAAGGGGACTTTATATGTGCTCACGCTAGACGGGCAGATTTTGCAAATGGATAAGAGTTTGAGGGAATTAAACAGCGTGAAACTGCCCTTTGCTTCGCTCAATACCATTGTGTTAAACCATAATAAATTGTATTCTTTAGAAAAGCGCGGGTATGTGATAGAAGTGGATTTGAATGATTTTGATTCGTATAATGTCTATAAAACGCCAACTATAGGCAGTTTTAAGTTTTTTTCATCTAATCGTTTGGATAAAGGGGTGTTTTATGATAAAAATCGGGTGTATTACGATCGCTACTATTTAGATTATAATGATTTTAAACCAAAGCTTTATCCCGTTGTGGAAAAACCTGTATCTAAAAAATCTCAAAAAGGCGAAAAAGGGAACGCTCCTATTTATTTGCAAGAAAGGCATAAAGCTAAAGAAAATAAACAGCCTTTAGAGGAAAAAATCAAACCCACTCAAGGGAATAGCGGGTTTGAAGAAGAAGAAGTTAAAACCAGAAGGCCTGAGCCTATTAGGAATCAAAATAACGCCACCCAACAAGGCGAAAAACAAAACGCTCCTAAAGAGAACAAGGCTTCTAAAGAAGAGAATAAACCAAATTCTAAAGAAGAAAAACGCCGCTTGAAAGAAGAAAAGAAAAAAGCCAAAGCCGAACAAAGGGCTAGAGAATTTGAACAAAGAGCGAGAGAGCATCAAGAAAGAGATGAAAAAGAGCTTGAAGAAAGAAGAAAAGCTTTAGAAATGAATAAGAAGTGA
- a CDS encoding type III pantothenate kinase: MPARQSFTDLKNLVLCDIGNTRIHFAQNYQLFSSAKEDLKRLGIQKEIFYISVNEENEKALLNCYPNAKNIAGFFHLETDYVGLGIDRQMVCLAVANGVIVDAGSAITIDLIKEGKHLGGCILPGLAQYIHAYKKSAKILEQPFKALDSLEVLPKNTRDAVNYGMVLSVIACIQHLAKDQKIYLCGGDAKYLSAFLPHSVCKERLVFDGMEIALKKAGILECK; the protein is encoded by the coding sequence ATGCCAGCTAGGCAATCTTTTACAGATTTGAAAAACCTGGTTTTATGCGATATAGGCAACACGCGTATCCATTTCGCGCAAAACTACCAGCTCTTTTCAAGCGCTAAAGAAGATTTAAAGCGTTTGGGTATTCAAAAGGAAATTTTTTACATTAGCGTGAATGAAGAAAATGAAAAAGCCCTTTTAAATTGTTACCCTAACGCTAAAAATATTGCAGGATTTTTTCATTTAGAAACCGACTATGTAGGGCTTGGGATAGACCGGCAAATGGTGTGTTTAGCGGTGGCTAATGGGGTTATAGTGGATGCTGGGAGCGCGATTACGATTGATTTAATTAAAGAGGGCAAGCATTTAGGAGGGTGTATTTTACCCGGTTTAGCCCAATATATTCATGCGTATAAAAAAAGCGCTAAAATCTTAGAGCAACCTTTCAAAGCCTTAGATTCTTTAGAAGTTTTACCTAAAAACACCAGAGACGCTGTGAATTACGGCATGGTTTTGAGTGTCATTGCTTGCATCCAGCATTTAGCCAAAGATCAAAAAATCTATCTTTGTGGGGGCGATGCGAAGTATTTGAGCGCGTTTTTACCCCATTCTGTTTGCAAGGAGCGTTTGGTTTTTGATGGGATGGAAATCGCTCTTAAAAAAGCAGGGATACTAGAATGCAAATGA